The Vicinamibacterales bacterium genome has a segment encoding these proteins:
- a CDS encoding chemotaxis protein CheB yields MHGSEEMVGPASVVTETSGGAPRFVVGIGASAGGLDPLVRFFDNLPKATGMAFVIVQHLSPDFKSLMDELLARHTLLPIHLVEDGMRVEADHVYLIPAKKEMIISGGRLLLSERDRQQELTLPIDMFFRSLAQDRGSEAVAIVFSGGGSDGSRGVRHVREAGGLVIAQDLESAQFDGMPRSTIDTGVVHHTLPPEDMPRVLLDHARQHSAAVPEVPEQEPPPPRGVDGLYRVLETEFGIDFNHYKPSTVTRRIERRLALAHSQNIDEYLARLRSERDELDALYRDLLIGVTRFFRDPDAFDLLEQRILPDLLTREPRTTPVRLWVAGCATGEEAYSLAIVLQDLMAIHGERPVKIFATDVHRGSLERAAIAAYEEDAVSNVSPERLSRYFIQSGNTYQVVPELRQMIVFAQHNVISDAPFTRLDLVTCRNLLIYLQPSVQQRILSLFHFALTQGGVLVLGPSETLGPVADGFDIVDKHWQVYRKAGEVRTPVDIRKRPTMSMDSRSVVPVLPAARHSLGQLLSVYDALLEETMPPSLIVSDRGELVHVLGGAARFLRVRDGRQSLDVQDLVEADLKMILAGGIKRALAERAPVIFNGVRAHADDEIYRVTIRPIAARSTSMRHLVVSFESYEPMARPAPAAPIQIDVEHVSQQQLAALEAELGTTKESLQAAIEQHEAANEELQASNEELQSANEELQSTNEELQSVNEELYTVNAEYQKKIAELTEVTNDLDNLLASTEIGTIFLDGQLRIRKFTPQVAETFGLLPHDIGRSIETFAHKMHYPDLVTDLRRVVTTARPIERDLFDPHGKSFFLRLLPYRAKGVADGVVLTLIDVSGLKAAEDALFHERYLLNSLLRSVPDAIYFKDVRGRFIRFNHAMATRLGVANPADAIGKTAFDLTDQQTAMALHREDEAVLRSGDPLHYRLEARTTADGSEAWDMVSRLPLVDRDNAIVGVIAIFRDVTEQVRARVKIDEEVRRRDQFLAMLSHELRNPLGAVVTATSMLKSAAPESGVQQKTVSVLERQSRQMARLLDDLLEVSRVTQNKIELRRRVVDLRLIAAEAADAVRPHMEDKGVHFTVDLDPEPVWVHGDAARLQQIQMNLLNNSAKYTPRGGDVSLKVRREMSGAVIRVKDNGVGISRQMLDSIFDLFVQARHTLDRSNGGLGVGLTLVRALVEMHGGTVAAHSDGDGTGSEFTVRLPLSTLSEPARPQDPVSSSAVPAGITVLVVEDSADSREMLCAMLTQEGFACHGAADGLGALRLIDQVSPDVVLLDVGLPGIDGLEVARRIRANSRHAGVPLVALTGYGQTGDRAATSEAGFDHHLVKPVQPEELVTLLTSLVATGARNRTPGASVEAVAPETAASPDAGIA; encoded by the coding sequence ATGCACGGTAGCGAAGAGATGGTGGGACCGGCGTCCGTAGTGACCGAGACGTCGGGCGGCGCCCCCCGATTCGTCGTCGGGATCGGCGCGTCCGCTGGCGGCCTCGATCCGCTCGTCCGCTTCTTCGACAACCTGCCGAAAGCGACAGGGATGGCGTTCGTCATCGTTCAGCACCTGTCCCCTGACTTCAAAAGTCTGATGGACGAACTGCTGGCCCGGCACACGTTGCTGCCGATCCACCTCGTGGAGGACGGCATGCGTGTGGAGGCTGACCACGTCTATCTGATCCCCGCGAAGAAGGAGATGATCATCTCCGGTGGTCGCCTGCTCCTGAGCGAGCGGGATCGGCAGCAGGAGCTGACGCTGCCGATCGACATGTTCTTCCGATCGCTCGCGCAGGACCGCGGGTCGGAGGCCGTCGCGATCGTGTTCTCCGGTGGCGGCAGCGACGGCTCGCGCGGTGTGCGCCACGTCCGCGAAGCGGGCGGACTGGTCATCGCGCAGGATCTCGAGAGCGCGCAATTCGACGGCATGCCCCGATCGACCATTGACACGGGGGTGGTCCACCATACGCTGCCGCCGGAGGACATGCCGCGGGTGCTGCTCGATCATGCGCGGCAGCATTCCGCGGCCGTGCCGGAGGTTCCCGAGCAGGAGCCGCCGCCGCCGCGCGGCGTCGACGGATTGTATCGGGTCCTCGAAACCGAGTTCGGCATCGACTTCAATCACTACAAGCCGAGCACGGTCACCAGACGGATCGAGCGGCGGCTGGCGCTCGCGCACTCGCAGAACATCGACGAATACCTGGCGCGTCTGCGTTCGGAGCGCGACGAACTCGACGCGCTGTACCGGGATCTACTGATCGGTGTGACCCGGTTCTTTCGCGATCCGGACGCGTTCGATCTCCTGGAACAGCGGATCCTTCCGGATCTCTTGACGCGAGAGCCCCGCACGACGCCCGTGCGTCTGTGGGTCGCCGGGTGTGCCACCGGCGAAGAAGCCTATTCGCTCGCCATCGTGCTGCAGGACCTGATGGCCATCCACGGCGAACGGCCGGTCAAGATCTTCGCCACCGACGTGCACCGGGGCTCGCTCGAGCGGGCGGCGATCGCCGCGTACGAGGAGGACGCCGTCTCGAACGTCTCGCCGGAGCGGCTGTCCCGCTATTTCATTCAGAGCGGCAATACCTACCAGGTGGTGCCCGAGCTGCGCCAGATGATCGTCTTCGCGCAGCACAACGTCATCAGCGACGCGCCGTTTACGAGGCTCGATCTCGTCACCTGCCGGAACCTGCTCATCTACCTGCAGCCGTCCGTGCAGCAGCGCATCCTCTCGCTGTTCCACTTCGCACTGACTCAGGGCGGCGTGCTCGTGCTCGGTCCGTCGGAAACCCTCGGACCGGTGGCCGACGGGTTCGACATCGTCGACAAACACTGGCAGGTGTACCGGAAGGCCGGGGAAGTGCGAACGCCGGTCGATATACGGAAGCGACCGACCATGTCGATGGACAGTCGCTCGGTTGTGCCCGTTCTGCCGGCCGCCAGGCACTCGCTCGGACAGTTGCTCTCGGTGTACGACGCGCTGCTGGAAGAAACGATGCCGCCGAGCCTGATCGTCAGCGATCGCGGCGAGCTGGTGCACGTCCTGGGCGGCGCGGCACGGTTTCTTCGGGTGCGCGACGGGCGGCAGAGTCTCGACGTCCAGGATCTGGTCGAGGCCGACCTGAAGATGATCCTGGCCGGCGGGATCAAACGCGCCTTGGCAGAGCGCGCCCCCGTCATCTTCAACGGCGTCCGCGCCCATGCCGACGACGAGATCTATCGCGTCACCATCCGGCCGATTGCGGCGCGTTCGACGAGCATGCGCCACCTCGTCGTCTCGTTCGAATCGTACGAGCCGATGGCTCGGCCCGCCCCTGCGGCTCCGATTCAAATCGACGTCGAGCACGTCTCACAGCAGCAGCTCGCGGCACTCGAAGCCGAACTCGGGACGACGAAGGAAAGCCTGCAGGCGGCGATCGAACAGCACGAGGCGGCCAACGAGGAGCTGCAGGCGTCGAACGAAGAGCTGCAGTCCGCGAACGAAGAGCTTCAGAGCACGAACGAGGAGCTCCAAAGCGTGAACGAGGAGCTCTACACGGTCAACGCCGAGTACCAGAAGAAGATCGCCGAGCTGACCGAGGTGACCAACGACCTCGACAACCTCCTGGCCAGCACTGAGATCGGAACCATCTTTCTCGACGGCCAGCTGCGCATTCGGAAGTTCACGCCCCAGGTCGCGGAAACGTTCGGCCTGCTCCCGCATGACATCGGCCGTTCCATCGAGACGTTCGCGCACAAGATGCACTACCCCGACCTGGTGACGGATCTCAGGCGCGTGGTCACGACCGCACGGCCGATCGAGCGCGATCTCTTCGATCCCCACGGCAAGTCCTTCTTCCTGCGCCTGCTGCCGTACCGGGCGAAGGGCGTCGCCGACGGGGTGGTGCTCACGCTGATCGATGTGAGCGGGCTCAAGGCCGCCGAGGACGCGCTGTTCCACGAGCGCTACCTGCTGAACAGCCTGCTGCGCAGCGTCCCCGACGCGATCTACTTCAAGGACGTCCGCGGGCGCTTCATCCGGTTCAACCACGCCATGGCGACCCGTCTCGGCGTCGCCAATCCGGCAGATGCCATCGGCAAGACGGCCTTCGACCTCACCGATCAGCAGACGGCGATGGCACTGCACCGCGAGGACGAGGCCGTGCTCCGGTCCGGCGACCCCCTGCACTACCGGCTCGAAGCGCGGACGACCGCCGACGGCAGCGAAGCCTGGGACATGGTCTCACGGCTTCCGCTGGTCGATCGCGACAACGCAATTGTCGGCGTGATTGCCATCTTCCGTGACGTCACGGAACAAGTGCGGGCACGAGTCAAGATCGACGAGGAAGTGCGCCGCCGCGACCAGTTCCTGGCGATGCTGTCGCACGAGCTCCGCAACCCGCTCGGGGCAGTCGTCACCGCCACCTCGATGCTCAAGAGTGCCGCGCCCGAGAGCGGCGTCCAGCAGAAGACGGTCAGCGTGCTGGAGCGGCAGTCGCGTCAGATGGCACGTCTGCTCGACGATCTGCTGGAGGTGAGCCGCGTCACACAGAACAAGATCGAGCTGCGCCGGCGCGTCGTCGATCTGCGCCTGATCGCGGCGGAAGCGGCCGACGCCGTTCGGCCGCACATGGAGGACAAAGGCGTGCACTTCACCGTGGATCTCGATCCCGAGCCGGTGTGGGTCCATGGCGACGCCGCCCGTCTGCAACAGATTCAGATGAACTTGCTCAACAACTCCGCAAAATACACACCCCGCGGCGGCGACGTCTCGCTGAAGGTGCGACGTGAGATGAGCGGCGCCGTGATCCGGGTGAAGGACAACGGCGTCGGGATCTCGCGTCAGATGCTCGACTCCATATTCGACCTCTTTGTCCAGGCGCGACACACGCTGGATCGTTCGAACGGCGGACTGGGCGTGGGCCTCACGCTCGTGCGGGCGCTCGTCGAGATGCACGGTGGGACCGTCGCGGCTCACAGCGATGGCGACGGCACCGGCAGTGAGTTTACCGTGCGGCTGCCGTTGAGCACTCTGTCCGAGCCCGCACGGCCCCAGGACCCCGTGTCCTCATCGGCCGTCCCGGCAGGGATCACCGTGCTCGTCGTTGAGGACAGTGCCGACAGCCGCGAGATGCTCTGCGCCATGTTGACGCAGGAAGGCTTCGCCTGCCATGGTGCGGCGGATGGCTTGGGGGCTCTGCGGCTGATCGACCAGGTGTCCCCGGATGTCGTGCTCCTCGACGTGGGCCTTCCGGGCATCGACGGGCTCGAAGTCGCCCGGCGCATTCGAGCGAATTCGCGGCATGCCGGTGTCCCTCTCGTCGCGCTCACCGGATACGGCCAAACCGGCGATCGCGCCGCCACCAGCGAAGCGGGATTCGATCACCACCTGGTCAAACCCGTGCAACCCGAGGAGCTCGTCACGCTGCTGACGAGCCTCGTCGCGACAGGCGCCCGCAATCGGACACCCGGCGCGAGCGTCGAAGCAGTGGCGCCGGAGACTGCGGCGTCTCCTGATGCAGGCATCGCGTAG
- a CDS encoding winged helix-turn-helix domain-containing protein has product MSRIVRFGNFEVDLAGGQLHKRGVRIGLREKSFQVLALLLERPGEVVTREELRRRLWPSDVFVDFDNNLNTSVARLREALGDQAEHPRFVETLPRHGYRFIAAVTERLPASGAPAAAPRIVVLPFLNLSGDPAQEYFSDAMTDEIITELAGLAPDALNVIARTTAMRYKGSRKDVTRIARELGVEYVVEGGVRRAEDRIALNVQLVRASDRMHVFAKRYQAAALTDIFRMQSCAARDIAANIGSEHIAGTMRATDNAGAMGRRPRTHNPAAYDEYLRGRSQMARVTPDAFARGRRHLEAAVSLDPGFALAYDGLAELYWYLAYFGFMPPREAFSTGVLYAIRTLEIDNSLGETHALLGLYHKLSYDWPEVEREMARALELSPTSPVVRERYAFNFLMPHARHEEAAAELELALAWDPQSVAIRSQLTVVLALGRHYQRAVDEARGILDIEPQAYWGHALLGGCLRDQGLFDEAIAAYRTALELSGGASSMMGWLGLCLALAGHTSEARTMLDQLAERAAQSYVPPTSLAWIHLGLGEIDSAFEWLDRAVEGRDQFMMPIKGYSFFDPIRSDPRFAALLRSMRLDG; this is encoded by the coding sequence GTGTCCAGGATCGTTCGATTCGGCAACTTCGAGGTGGACCTCGCCGGCGGGCAGCTTCACAAGCGGGGAGTGCGGATCGGGCTGCGCGAGAAGTCCTTTCAAGTCCTGGCGCTGCTTCTGGAGCGGCCCGGTGAAGTCGTCACGCGCGAGGAACTGCGGCGCCGTCTGTGGCCGTCAGACGTCTTCGTGGACTTCGACAACAACCTGAATACGTCGGTGGCGCGCCTGCGCGAAGCGCTCGGCGACCAGGCGGAGCATCCGCGGTTCGTCGAGACGCTGCCCAGGCACGGCTACCGCTTCATCGCCGCAGTTACCGAGCGCTTGCCCGCAAGCGGCGCCCCGGCGGCGGCGCCCAGGATCGTCGTGCTTCCGTTCCTCAATCTGAGCGGCGATCCCGCGCAGGAGTATTTCAGCGATGCGATGACCGACGAGATCATCACCGAGCTCGCGGGCCTGGCGCCGGACGCGTTGAACGTGATCGCGCGGACGACCGCGATGCGCTACAAGGGCAGCCGCAAGGACGTGACTCGAATCGCCCGCGAACTCGGCGTCGAGTACGTCGTCGAAGGCGGCGTGCGGCGGGCCGAAGATCGGATTGCGCTGAACGTTCAGCTCGTGCGCGCGAGCGACCGGATGCACGTGTTCGCCAAGCGGTACCAGGCGGCGGCATTGACGGACATCTTCAGGATGCAGAGCTGCGCGGCCCGCGACATCGCCGCGAATATCGGCAGCGAGCACATCGCAGGAACGATGCGGGCGACTGACAACGCCGGGGCGATGGGCCGACGGCCACGCACGCACAACCCGGCCGCGTACGATGAATACCTGCGGGGCAGATCCCAGATGGCGCGTGTCACTCCTGACGCATTCGCTCGCGGGCGGCGGCACCTCGAGGCAGCGGTTTCCCTGGATCCCGGCTTTGCGCTCGCCTACGACGGACTCGCGGAACTCTACTGGTATCTCGCGTACTTCGGTTTCATGCCACCGCGTGAGGCCTTCTCGACAGGCGTCCTCTACGCGATCCGGACCCTGGAAATCGACAACTCGCTCGGCGAAACACACGCGCTGCTCGGTCTGTATCACAAGCTGTCCTACGACTGGCCCGAGGTCGAGAGGGAAATGGCTCGCGCCCTGGAGTTGAGTCCCACGTCGCCGGTGGTCAGGGAGCGCTACGCGTTCAACTTCCTCATGCCGCACGCGCGCCACGAAGAAGCGGCGGCGGAGCTCGAGCTGGCGCTCGCCTGGGACCCGCAGTCCGTCGCGATCCGCAGTCAGCTCACGGTGGTGCTGGCGCTGGGACGCCACTATCAGCGCGCCGTGGACGAGGCGCGAGGCATCCTCGATATCGAGCCCCAGGCGTATTGGGGGCATGCCTTGCTCGGAGGCTGTCTGCGGGATCAGGGGCTGTTCGACGAAGCAATCGCCGCCTACCGGACGGCACTCGAGCTGTCCGGCGGCGCGTCATCCATGATGGGATGGCTCGGCCTGTGTCTTGCCCTTGCGGGGCACACCAGCGAGGCGCGCACGATGCTCGACCAGCTGGCCGAACGGGCGGCACAGTCGTACGTGCCGCCGACGAGCCTGGCGTGGATCCATCTCGGTCTGGGTGAGATCGACAGCGCCTTCGAATGGCTCGATCGCGCGGTCGAGGGCCGCGATCAGTTCATGATGCCGATCAAGGGGTATTCGTTCTTCGATCCGATTCGGTCCGATCCTCGTTTTGCGGCGCTGTTGCGCAGCATGCGTCTCGACGGCTGA
- a CDS encoding creatininase family protein, with translation MKPALVTVSVLATTLLVGYSAAQALMRAQLTQDVVPPGTVRYRTMLDMTFPEFEAAAKTTDIVLVPIGAIEEHSSHLPLGTDAMNATAQVFHVQQYLRTAGVETIIGPPLNIGITNEAGDWARDGTYAYPGSLTIGKSTFVALYVDVLRSLRDNGLRRAFLYVGHLGTRHVEAVVQIVEEGNRRIDGMIVYATIDSEMLERMKLAPSAHILSVEKGRNFEMLARLLGQGSELPRTTHADGAETSWTLYFYPHVVRPGYERFPQSPSSRFLEVLSSGDRARNPSGSGGFPFDKASADVGKQIVDYKTARIGAAIARALKAASSGRQE, from the coding sequence ATGAAACCTGCCCTCGTCACCGTGAGTGTGCTGGCGACGACCTTGCTCGTTGGCTATTCAGCCGCGCAAGCTCTGATGCGCGCCCAGTTGACCCAGGACGTCGTGCCGCCCGGCACCGTCAGGTATCGGACGATGCTCGACATGACCTTTCCGGAGTTCGAAGCGGCGGCCAAGACCACCGATATCGTGCTCGTGCCGATCGGTGCCATCGAAGAACACAGCTCACACCTGCCTCTTGGCACCGATGCGATGAACGCCACCGCGCAGGTCTTCCACGTACAGCAGTACTTACGTACCGCCGGAGTGGAAACGATCATTGGCCCGCCGTTGAACATCGGGATCACGAACGAGGCCGGCGACTGGGCGCGCGACGGCACGTACGCCTATCCCGGAAGCCTGACCATCGGCAAGAGCACGTTCGTCGCTCTGTACGTGGACGTGCTGCGTTCGCTCCGCGACAATGGCCTGCGCCGCGCCTTTCTGTATGTCGGCCACCTCGGCACTCGACACGTCGAAGCTGTCGTGCAGATTGTCGAAGAGGGGAACCGCCGGATCGACGGGATGATCGTGTACGCGACGATCGACAGCGAGATGCTGGAGCGCATGAAGCTGGCGCCGAGCGCACACATCCTGTCGGTTGAGAAGGGCCGCAACTTCGAGATGCTGGCGCGGCTGCTCGGCCAGGGAAGCGAGCTGCCGCGAACCACGCACGCCGACGGCGCGGAGACGAGTTGGACCTTGTACTTCTATCCCCACGTCGTCCGACCCGGCTACGAGCGATTCCCCCAATCCCCGTCGTCGCGCTTTCTCGAGGTCTTGTCCTCCGGCGACCGAGCCAGGAACCCGAGCGGTAGCGGCGGGTTTCCATTCGACAAGGCGTCGGCTGACGTCGGCAAGCAGATCGTCGACTACAAGACGGCCCGTATCGGCGCGGCCATCGCTCGCGCGTTGAAGGCTGCTTCGTCAGGACGACAAGAGTAA